One genomic window of Myxococcota bacterium includes the following:
- a CDS encoding SH3 domain-containing protein, which produces MYTVRLGCLVLMVLAGGLGTACKHAEGGGDSAAPAGAAASGGSVEMLPMQVVTANSLNVRAIPSTKGTVLGTLKKGMEVRVLEEKNGWKKVQSDGALPEGWVAGEYLKAHGAPAAPQ; this is translated from the coding sequence GTGTACACGGTCCGGCTCGGTTGTCTCGTCCTCATGGTGCTCGCGGGTGGCCTCGGCACGGCATGCAAGCACGCGGAGGGCGGGGGCGATAGCGCCGCGCCGGCCGGCGCTGCCGCGAGCGGCGGCAGCGTCGAGATGCTGCCGATGCAGGTCGTGACCGCCAACAGCTTGAATGTGCGCGCGATTCCGAGCACCAAAGGAACGGTGCTGGGTACCTTGAAGAAGGGCATGGAAGTGCGCGTGCTCGAAGAGAAGAACGGCTGGAAGAAGGTCCAGTCCGACGGCGCATTGCCCGAGGGCTGGGTCGCCGGCGAGTACCTGAAGGCGCACGGCGCGCCCGCCGCGCCGCAGTAA